One genomic region from Streptomyces sp. NBC_00582 encodes:
- a CDS encoding SCO2525 family SAM-dependent methyltransferase gives MTSGTTADPQLNADVAWDEFDPQAYIRRNYLHMQAVDKEIVSRVRDHFSDHFRGSGRVPSGIDVGAGPNLYPALAMLPWCDRITLLERSANNLAYLGGQVAEYDPHWDQFWDVLCADPAYAELDVTPRVRFKEAVQQPEPGSLFDLCADTRRWDLGTMFFVAESITTSLDEFQRGVGCFMSVLNPGAPFATAFMEHSEGYRVGDVDFPATREIDEEKVEEALGHFAQDMKMYHLDDPDDLVRDGYKGMILVCGRRKE, from the coding sequence ATGACTTCTGGAACCACCGCCGATCCACAACTGAATGCCGACGTGGCCTGGGACGAGTTCGATCCCCAGGCGTACATCAGGCGCAACTACCTCCACATGCAGGCGGTGGACAAGGAGATCGTCTCCCGGGTGCGGGACCACTTCAGTGATCATTTCCGGGGGAGCGGCAGAGTCCCCTCCGGTATCGACGTCGGCGCCGGCCCCAATCTCTATCCCGCTCTCGCCATGCTCCCCTGGTGCGACCGGATCACGCTCCTGGAGCGATCCGCCAACAACCTCGCCTACCTGGGCGGCCAAGTGGCCGAGTACGACCCCCACTGGGACCAGTTCTGGGACGTCCTGTGCGCGGACCCCGCCTATGCCGAGCTCGACGTGACCCCGCGGGTCCGCTTCAAGGAAGCCGTCCAACAGCCCGAACCCGGCAGCCTCTTCGACCTCTGCGCCGACACCCGCCGCTGGGATCTCGGCACCATGTTCTTCGTCGCGGAATCCATCACCACCTCGCTCGACGAGTTCCAGCGCGGCGTGGGCTGTTTCATGAGCGTCCTGAATCCGGGCGCTCCTTTCGCCACCGCGTTCATGGAGCATTCCGAGGGATATCGGGTCGGTGATGTCGATTTCCCGGCCACCCGTGAAATCGACGAGGAAAAGGTCGAGGAAGCGCTCGGCCATTTCGCCCAGGACATGAAGATGTATCACCTCGACGACCCGGACGATCTCGTGCGCGACGGATACAAGGGAATGATTCTGGTCTGCGGTCGACGGAAAGAATGA
- a CDS encoding SCO2523 family variant P-loop protein, translating into MLVFAASDKGGTGRSVTSANLAYHLALGGDDVCYLDFDFGSPTAAAVFDLPDVLTEAEGHGLHSYLQGKTGKPFRVDVWARTEHPDLRNRPGGSGRLVLLPGDRTGGEFVTDEENLHRCVDLVLGLKREFDVIIIDLSAGRSYAMDLALLATSPRGGLGRLKTRWLVYHRWTRQHVMAAAELVYGKQGIAQAGIAMGHRPDALGGSIRFVRAAVPDLESPLWAQVSPAQYAWMRKCDKELEELAAGRGIGKTRVLTSIPLEPVLQWQERLITDEDVHDRRIANNDTWQAMGDLAQRVTDDKFWGEL; encoded by the coding sequence GTGCTCGTGTTCGCCGCCTCCGACAAAGGAGGCACGGGCCGCTCCGTGACGAGCGCCAACCTCGCCTACCACCTCGCCCTGGGCGGCGACGACGTCTGCTACCTGGACTTCGACTTCGGCTCCCCGACCGCCGCCGCCGTGTTCGACCTGCCCGACGTCCTCACCGAGGCCGAGGGGCACGGCCTGCACTCGTACCTCCAGGGCAAGACCGGCAAGCCCTTCCGCGTCGACGTCTGGGCCCGTACCGAGCACCCCGACCTGCGCAACCGGCCCGGGGGCTCCGGCCGGCTCGTCCTGCTGCCCGGCGACCGCACCGGCGGCGAGTTCGTCACCGACGAGGAGAACCTCCACCGCTGCGTCGATCTCGTCCTCGGCCTGAAACGCGAATTCGACGTCATCATCATCGACCTGAGCGCCGGACGCAGTTATGCGATGGACCTCGCGCTCCTCGCCACCTCGCCCCGCGGCGGCCTCGGCCGGCTCAAGACGCGCTGGCTCGTCTATCACCGCTGGACCCGCCAGCATGTGATGGCCGCCGCCGAACTCGTGTACGGAAAACAGGGAATCGCGCAAGCCGGTATAGCCATGGGACACCGGCCGGATGCGCTGGGCGGCTCGATCCGCTTCGTCCGGGCCGCCGTACCCGATCTCGAGTCCCCCCTGTGGGCACAGGTCTCGCCCGCGCAGTACGCGTGGATGCGCAAGTGCGACAAGGAACTCGAGGAACTCGCCGCCGGCCGCGGAATCGGCAAGACGAGGGTGCTGACCTCCATTCCCCTGGAACCCGTCCTGCAATGGCAGGAACGCCTCATCACCGACGAGGACGTGCACGACCGCAGGATCGCCAACAACGACACCTGGCAGGCCATGGGAGATCTCGCCCAACGGGTGACCGACGACAAGTTCTGGGGGGAGTTGTGA
- a CDS encoding SCO2521 family protein, producing MDGLGTAAGPVLVCGEVRTCLLPTRDAVDERAAVALLRLRADERVRVSRHPNRHAVSPDVLTGVDCRLPTATGARIRAVGTVTARAALTEGRVLQSTAYFCAAPCGPDRRQPWGYYLVRPGILVPVGRLPGKALTEGFLTGHQPRELDVGSIADSLLARICRQDRILDHDTPLTTADTSLRWTAAAAGDGEETSLRFTKAEDGLRIVELRLPPGTAPTAAAELCEDLALHDWLLTTVADKLDGLRVGSEDGRAVLKVLRPLVDHLLHLWMPQARVDGALHTAWSALEKNPGYSRQWNALAQRIRDQLVLQNLTVPRQALPTA from the coding sequence ATGGACGGCCTCGGCACCGCCGCGGGTCCCGTGCTCGTCTGCGGTGAGGTGCGCACCTGTCTGCTGCCCACCCGGGACGCCGTCGACGAACGGGCCGCCGTCGCCCTGCTGCGGCTGCGCGCCGACGAACGCGTCCGGGTCTCCCGGCACCCCAACCGGCACGCCGTCTCCCCGGACGTCCTCACCGGCGTCGACTGCCGGCTGCCCACCGCCACCGGCGCCCGCATCCGCGCCGTCGGCACGGTCACCGCCCGGGCGGCGCTCACCGAGGGCCGCGTCCTGCAGTCCACGGCGTACTTCTGTGCCGCCCCCTGCGGCCCCGACCGCCGCCAGCCCTGGGGCTACTACCTGGTCCGCCCCGGCATCCTGGTCCCGGTCGGCCGGCTCCCCGGCAAGGCCCTCACCGAAGGCTTCCTGACCGGACACCAACCCCGCGAGCTGGACGTCGGCTCCATCGCCGACAGCCTGCTGGCGAGGATCTGCCGGCAGGACCGGATCCTCGACCACGACACCCCGCTCACCACCGCCGACACCAGCCTGCGCTGGACGGCGGCCGCGGCGGGCGACGGCGAGGAGACGTCCCTGCGGTTCACCAAGGCCGAGGACGGGCTGCGGATCGTCGAACTGCGACTGCCGCCCGGCACCGCGCCCACCGCCGCGGCCGAACTCTGCGAGGACCTCGCCCTGCACGACTGGCTGCTGACCACCGTCGCCGACAAACTCGACGGGCTGCGGGTCGGCTCCGAGGACGGCCGGGCCGTCCTGAAGGTGCTGCGCCCGCTCGTCGACCACCTGCTGCACCTGTGGATGCCGCAGGCCCGCGTCGACGGCGCCCTGCACACCGCCTGGAGCGCACTGGAGAAGAACCCGGGATACAGCAGGCAGTG
- a CDS encoding SCO2522 family protein, which translates to MNRSAAVFRETSAEPRTESVPFSHLSLELGHLYMEDFVEGPARLRRHFAAVRPWVDAARAGLGPLPAGRRPRISTCFLIDDYFSRLSTPAELIPPLLQAAADAGLTIDYLARESGCAVADPGRRDRAELAESVLHRLVESPPPGSNGFRPPVSRTGWLTNGRRAPAQRTSAALDATGTVWQPPSETGARGHSVFMDVELWNGPEDDRTWSCAFLASVWQLVRLGLLRDNGRAVLTPTPWDDREFPAEWDALPPVLRLNPKAAPFTAYVTCSVLPARFLPVEHAVRVILDQVHVEAQALAQVAERSGAEGFELPAGVVDRTSYVFPPGL; encoded by the coding sequence GTGAACCGTTCCGCGGCCGTCTTCCGGGAGACCAGCGCCGAACCGCGCACGGAATCCGTTCCGTTCTCCCATCTCTCCCTGGAATTAGGTCACTTGTACATGGAGGACTTCGTCGAGGGGCCCGCCCGGCTGCGCCGGCACTTCGCCGCCGTACGGCCCTGGGTGGACGCCGCCCGGGCCGGCCTCGGCCCGCTGCCCGCCGGCCGGCGCCCCCGGATCAGCACCTGCTTCCTGATCGACGACTACTTCTCCCGCCTCTCCACCCCCGCCGAGCTGATCCCGCCCCTGCTCCAGGCCGCCGCCGACGCCGGGCTCACCATCGACTACCTCGCCCGGGAGTCGGGCTGCGCCGTGGCCGACCCCGGCCGCCGGGACCGGGCCGAACTCGCCGAGTCCGTCCTGCACCGGCTCGTGGAGTCACCCCCGCCCGGCAGCAACGGCTTCCGCCCGCCCGTCAGCCGCACCGGCTGGCTCACCAACGGCCGCCGCGCCCCCGCACAGCGCACCTCCGCCGCCCTCGACGCCACCGGCACCGTCTGGCAGCCGCCCAGCGAGACCGGCGCGCGCGGCCACTCCGTCTTCATGGACGTCGAACTGTGGAACGGCCCCGAGGACGACCGCACCTGGTCCTGCGCCTTCCTCGCCTCCGTCTGGCAGCTCGTCCGCCTCGGCCTGCTGCGCGACAACGGCCGAGCCGTGCTCACCCCCACCCCCTGGGACGACAGGGAGTTCCCCGCCGAGTGGGACGCCCTGCCCCCCGTCCTGCGCCTCAACCCGAAGGCCGCGCCCTTCACGGCATACGTCACCTGCAGCGTCCTGCCCGCCCGCTTCCTGCCCGTCGAGCACGCCGTACGCGTCATCCTCGACCAGGTCCACGTCGAGGCCCAGGCGCTCGCCCAGGTCGCCGAGCGGTCCGGGGCCGAGGGCTTCGAACTGCCCGCGGGCGTGGTGGACCGCACCTCCTACGTGTTCCCGCCGGGGCTGTGA
- a CDS encoding SCO2524 family protein yields MQIKPRQNLLEVWQAIARHSFDDGTWDWGEWGGRSSVADAERLLCLLYPATEIEPFRLDDPDTTQLDVERALRNAGDSSQIPANLVEILGEFMDQHRGATGPTFAGGYYFAPEDPEQELTQEQREVGVVDSYSMSITLCLATLGFLKVYRGKTRRASTLARIDKLRDETSARLTAAMVSLLRSFTVNVVDISSEQGQALARLLGRGRLSDRQVLARFQDRFKSLRALITESVTLGLDGDVTDELRNENRLFECGWAWSLVQGAPKIDVEPDTAEAIGEQLEGVARSVPYLYFTVVALDGIPDLSSERTLVLGLLTAEQQKLADALRLRWEITQQYWSAIARFDDATWPLEEIPWRTTLQQLESEYFSLSVASILVHDLVRRRATDDDLTRTVAVMERLADRGRITSRPTRRDPAVGLHNPGVTLPLLGSEKIGPAMKWTMGDFSAQLLKRTLQLCALSRNIASQDRLLRLAENILDHLWARRITDGDGVGLWDNVHAVYPEVQLRQGPLSWSITERVTECMVVARGLYTQNPIRSSEMTTLAQAAISEAAHLFGKEQLEQPAPAPRSSQGEQVRAIEADLRRARQLLDKQPGTAHSLALGVLARLYELDRARGDSGPRGV; encoded by the coding sequence ATGCAGATCAAGCCGAGACAGAATCTGCTCGAAGTGTGGCAGGCCATCGCCCGCCATTCCTTCGACGACGGCACCTGGGACTGGGGCGAATGGGGCGGCCGCAGCAGTGTCGCCGACGCCGAGCGGCTGCTCTGCCTTCTCTACCCGGCCACCGAGATCGAGCCGTTCCGCCTGGACGACCCCGACACCACCCAGCTCGACGTGGAAAGGGCCCTGCGGAACGCGGGTGACTCCAGCCAGATTCCCGCGAACCTCGTGGAGATCCTCGGCGAGTTCATGGACCAGCACCGCGGCGCGACGGGCCCCACCTTCGCCGGCGGCTACTACTTCGCCCCCGAGGACCCCGAGCAGGAACTCACCCAGGAGCAGCGGGAAGTCGGCGTGGTCGACTCCTACTCCATGTCGATCACGCTGTGCCTGGCCACCCTCGGCTTCCTCAAGGTGTACCGCGGCAAGACCCGCCGCGCCTCCACCCTCGCCCGCATCGACAAACTCCGCGACGAGACCAGCGCCCGGCTCACCGCCGCCATGGTCAGCCTGCTGCGCTCCTTCACGGTCAACGTCGTCGACATCTCCTCCGAGCAGGGCCAGGCGCTCGCCCGTCTCCTCGGCCGCGGCCGGCTCTCCGACCGGCAGGTCCTCGCCCGCTTCCAGGACCGCTTCAAGTCGCTGCGCGCCCTCATCACCGAGAGCGTCACCCTCGGCCTCGACGGCGACGTCACCGACGAACTCCGCAACGAGAACCGCCTCTTCGAGTGCGGCTGGGCCTGGAGCCTGGTGCAGGGCGCACCCAAGATCGACGTCGAGCCGGACACCGCCGAGGCCATCGGCGAACAGCTCGAGGGCGTAGCCCGCTCCGTGCCCTACCTGTACTTCACCGTCGTCGCCCTCGACGGCATCCCCGACCTGTCCTCCGAGCGCACCCTCGTCCTCGGTCTGCTCACCGCCGAACAGCAGAAGCTGGCCGACGCGCTGCGACTGCGCTGGGAGATCACCCAGCAGTACTGGTCCGCCATCGCCCGCTTCGACGACGCGACCTGGCCGCTGGAGGAGATCCCCTGGCGCACCACGCTCCAGCAACTGGAGTCCGAGTACTTCTCCCTCTCCGTGGCCTCCATCCTCGTCCACGACCTGGTCCGCCGGCGCGCCACCGACGACGACCTCACCCGCACCGTCGCCGTGATGGAACGTCTCGCCGACCGCGGCCGCATCACCAGCCGCCCCACCCGCCGGGACCCGGCGGTCGGCCTGCACAACCCCGGCGTCACGCTGCCGCTGCTGGGCAGCGAGAAGATCGGCCCCGCCATGAAGTGGACCATGGGCGACTTCTCCGCACAGCTCCTCAAACGGACCCTGCAACTGTGCGCGCTGTCCCGGAACATCGCCTCGCAGGACCGGCTGCTGCGGCTCGCCGAGAACATCCTCGACCATCTCTGGGCCCGCCGGATCACCGACGGCGACGGCGTCGGCCTCTGGGACAACGTGCACGCCGTGTACCCCGAGGTCCAGCTCCGCCAAGGGCCGTTGTCCTGGAGCATCACCGAGCGCGTCACCGAGTGCATGGTCGTCGCGCGCGGCCTCTACACCCAGAACCCCATCCGCAGCTCCGAGATGACCACGCTCGCGCAGGCCGCGATCAGCGAGGCCGCCCATCTCTTCGGCAAGGAGCAGCTGGAGCAGCCCGCCCCCGCCCCGAGGAGCTCCCAGGGCGAACAGGTCCGGGCCATCGAGGCCGATCTGCGCCGTGCCCGGCAACTGCTCGACAAACAGCCCGGCACCGCCCACTCCCTGGCCCTCGGCGTCCTCGCCCGGCTCTACGAACTCGACCGTGCCCGGGGCGACTCCGGCCCCCGGGGGGTGTGA
- a CDS encoding GNAT family N-acetyltransferase, which yields MTPLPGDHFRSATGPAVGQVPGKTRLRIRRATEADLPQLARLDEQAFPHGPYPFFVLRQLLTAFPDFLLLVEEGSELHGYVLATSPHEAQSWVLSLAIAPALRGRGLGRQLMTGILSHLRAQGTHSVWLSVEPGNETAVALYLSLGFVPDPGGPRKDYFGPGEDRLLMSLTL from the coding sequence ATGACTCCACTTCCCGGAGATCATTTCCGGTCGGCCACCGGACCGGCAGTCGGCCAGGTGCCCGGAAAGACGCGGTTACGGATCCGAAGGGCCACCGAGGCCGATCTGCCGCAGCTGGCACGCCTCGACGAGCAGGCCTTCCCGCACGGTCCTTACCCGTTCTTCGTGCTGCGCCAACTCCTGACCGCCTTCCCCGACTTCCTGCTCCTCGTGGAGGAAGGCAGCGAGCTGCACGGCTATGTGCTGGCCACCTCGCCGCACGAGGCGCAGAGCTGGGTCCTCAGCCTCGCCATCGCCCCCGCCCTGCGCGGACGGGGCCTGGGCCGGCAGCTCATGACGGGGATCCTCAGCCATCTGCGCGCCCAGGGCACCCACTCCGTCTGGCTCTCCGTCGAACCCGGCAACGAGACGGCCGTCGCCCTCTACCTCTCCCTGGGGTTCGTCCCGGATCCCGGCGGCCCCCGCAAGGACTACTTCGGCCCCGGCGAGGACCGGCTGCTCATGTCGCTGACCCTGTGA